The stretch of DNA AGACAGACCTGATCGAATTCGCAAGCGCCCAGCTCGCCGCCTACAAGTACCCGCGAGTCGTCAGGTTGCTCGCTGAACTTCCCCTCGGCCCCAGCGGAAAGATCCTGAAACGAAACCTGGCGACCGGATCCGCCGGATCCTAAAAGACCGGGTCCAGTCGCTGACTACGTCAGCGTCCAGGAGCGCTTGGACAGCCCGAACCAGAATCCTTCGATTGCCGTCTTTGCCTGGATGTCGCCGGAGCCGTAGGCTGCGCCGAGGGCGACATACAGCGGTGCCCAGTGCTCGCTTCTCGGGTGTGCCTCGCGGGCGGCCGGTGCCTTGTGCAGGAAGTCGAGGATGGAATCGACGTCGCCGCGTGCCATGGCTTCCTCTGCCCAGTGATCGAATTCGCTGGATGCTGCGGGCGGGGCGCTGTCGGGCCCGCCCGCGGGGTTGAACCAGCGGAGATTGTGCGTGGTGAAGCCGGACCCGACGATCAGCGTGCCGCGGTCCCGGAGCGGCCCGAGCGACTTGCCGAGGTCGAACAGTCCCTGCGGATCCAGGGTCGGCATGGACATCTGAACCACCGGCACATCCGCATCGGGGTACATCTCCTTGAGCGGCACGTAGGCTCCATGGTCCAGTCCACGGCTCTCATCGCGCTCGACATGGTGGCCATGGCCGGCCACGAGCTTCTCCACTTCGGTGGCGAGCTCGGATGCCTGCGGGGCGTCGTAGGCGACGTCGTAGTACTTCTGCGGGAAGCCCCAAAAGTCATACACCAGGCCCGGATTGCGCTTCGTTGCACTCAGGGTGACGGGGGCATTTTCCCAATGGGCGGACACCATCAGGATGTCTTTGGGCTTGTCAAAGGTGCCGGACCAGGCATTGAGTTCGCTGGTCCAAGTGGCATCGTCGGCGAGCGGCGGTGCACCGTGGCTGAGAAAGAGGACGGGAGGGCGGTCAAGTGTCTGCGTCATAACAACATCATACGCCACTTTTATTGAAGCTTCAAGTATCTGTTGATGTGAGCGATGTCTGCCGCGCTGCACGTTTGGGTCCTGCGCCTCCCGGCCACGCGGAGCCATGCACATCGCACCTGCCCTTTTGCCCTCCCATGCCCGCCCTTTTGCCCGGCCGGACCGGTTAACTTCGCGCCGCGGGCATGTTTCAATTCGAATTCCCATCAGTTATTTCGAAGCAGATCCCCGTAGTCGGGCAACGGGTGCCGGCCAAAATGTTTCGCCCGGGTGAATCAACCGAGTGGCCGCACGACATTCATGTTACGTGCGGGTAGAAGGACCCCACAAAGGCGGGTATCCACTACCCGGGTGCGCCGTTCGCCGCTCGCCGTAGGTTGGCCCTACCCGGCAGGCATCGGTTGCCGGCCCGCATGGGAGGCCAAGTGCCTCCCAACGAAAAGTCCGGAGAAACGTCCGGCAAAGCGTCCGGCGGATGCAATCTCTTCGCAGCCCGGCGCATTTCATTTCCGATGAATCTCGATGATGAAAACCACTATCTGGTGAGGGGTAAACATGCGTGCGTTAATAACCGGAGGGGCAGGCTTTCTGGGCTCCCATTTGTGCGAGACATTGCTTCAGCGGGGGGACACGGTGATCTGCGCCGATGATCTCTCCACAGGCCGGCGGAACAATATCGCAGCCTTCTCCGACCATCCGAATTTCACCTTTTTGCAGTGCGACGTCAGTACGTCGCTTCGGCTCAACGGACCGTTGGACGTCCTGGCCCACCTGGCCAGTCCGGCCTCGCCGCCCGACTACCACCGGCTGCCGCTGGAAACCCTGGCCGTCGGCAGCAGGGGCACCGAAAACGCGTTGAAACTCGCGGAGGAAAAGTCCGCGCGCTTCGTCCTGGCCTCCACCAGCGAGGTCTACGGGGATCCGACCGTCCATCCCCAGACCGAGAACTACTGGGGCAACGTCAGCTCCGTCGGGCCGCGCAGCGTCTATGACGAGGCCAAGCG from Arthrobacter sp. PAMC25564 encodes:
- a CDS encoding class III extradiol ring-cleavage dioxygenase, translated to MTQTLDRPPVLFLSHGAPPLADDATWTSELNAWSGTFDKPKDILMVSAHWENAPVTLSATKRNPGLVYDFWGFPQKYYDVAYDAPQASELATEVEKLVAGHGHHVERDESRGLDHGAYVPLKEMYPDADVPVVQMSMPTLDPQGLFDLGKSLGPLRDRGTLIVGSGFTTHNLRWFNPAGGPDSAPPAASSEFDHWAEEAMARGDVDSILDFLHKAPAAREAHPRSEHWAPLYVALGAAYGSGDIQAKTAIEGFWFGLSKRSWTLT